The Humulus lupulus chromosome 4, drHumLupu1.1, whole genome shotgun sequence genome has a window encoding:
- the LOC133833075 gene encoding uncharacterized protein LOC133833075, with product MKVFFMENLTKLDFVPLDISGRNYLSWILDVEIHLDVKGLGDTIKHNNEASSQNKTKAMIFLRHHLHEGLKFEYLMIRDLLTLWKNLKERYDHQKTVILPNAQYEWLHLRLQDFKSVSEYNSAMFKITSKLKLCGEKIPDNDMCGMKEHLSHTYRTSKHLVDLYQASLKEKEKNIEANFAYQDDDLLNESLDFTNLDVADDLINGNMNISTGNEKVHN from the exons ATGAAAGTTTTCTTCATGGAAAATCTCACAAAACTCGACTTTGTGCCACTTGATATTTCTGGACGAAATTACTTATCATGGATTCTTGATGTTGAAATCCACTTAGATGTTAAGGGTCTTGGAGACACCATCAAACATAACAATGAAGCATCAAGTCAAAATAAGACCAAGGCTATGATTTTTCTTCGCCACCATCTCCATGAggggttaaaatttgaatatctgATGATAAGAGATCTTCTTACTCTTTGGAAAAATTTGAAAGAAAGATATGACCACCAAAAAACTGTCATACTGCCAAATGCTCAATATGAATGGTTGCACCTGAGGTTGCAAGATTTTAAATCAGTAAGTGAGTATAACTCTGCAATGTTTAAAATTACTTCTAAATTAAAATTGTGCGGAGAAAAGATTCCTGACAATGATAT GTGCGGTATGAAAGAACATTTGTCACATACTTATCGTACGTCCAAACATCTTGTTGATCTTTATCAAGCCTctttgaaggagaaggagaaaaataTAGAAGCAAACTTTGCCTATCAAGATGATGACCTCCTCAATGAATCCTTGGATTTTACAAACTTGGATGTTGCTGATGATCTCATCAATGGCAATATGAATATTTCTACTGGCAATGAGAAAGTCcataattag